A genomic segment from Tessaracoccus defluvii encodes:
- a CDS encoding TIGR03085 family metal-binding protein — protein sequence MSFARRQRAALAHLLDELGPFAPTKCEGWRTQELAAHLYIREHRPLALPGIGSERFSEQTRRIQVEALHTLGYPALVQAIRSPGWVMRPLDRLVNTSELFIHHEDVLRANDRHQSLTAAEQQELWPIAAVLGRRTQFRFGHQIRVTRSDTGAQAVWGTGARVVHLVGLPSELLLHLSGRDGDVTVTGEPADVERWDKAISSL from the coding sequence ATGAGCTTCGCCCGCCGGCAGCGCGCCGCCCTCGCCCACCTCCTCGACGAACTCGGCCCCTTCGCGCCGACGAAGTGCGAGGGGTGGCGGACGCAGGAGCTGGCCGCGCACCTGTACATCCGCGAGCACCGGCCCCTGGCTCTACCCGGCATCGGCAGCGAGCGGTTCTCCGAGCAGACGCGCAGGATCCAGGTGGAGGCGCTGCACACGCTCGGCTACCCGGCACTCGTGCAGGCGATCCGTTCGCCTGGCTGGGTGATGCGCCCGCTGGACCGCCTCGTCAACACGAGCGAGCTGTTCATCCACCACGAGGACGTGTTGCGGGCCAACGACCGCCACCAGAGCCTGACCGCGGCCGAACAGCAGGAGCTGTGGCCGATCGCGGCCGTCCTGGGGCGCCGCACCCAGTTCCGGTTCGGTCACCAGATCCGCGTCACCCGCTCCGACACCGGCGCCCAGGCCGTGTGGGGCACCGGGGCACGGGTCGTCCACCTGGTCGGGCTCCCCTCGGAGCTGCTGCTGCACCTGAGCGGGCGTGACGGCGACGTCACCGTCACGGGCGAGCCGGCCGACGTGGAACGCTGGGACAAGGCCATCTCCTCCCTCTGA